The following proteins come from a genomic window of Helicobacter canadensis MIT 98-5491:
- a CDS encoding menaquinone biosynthesis family protein: MRTIQIGHSPDADDLFMYYAIAFGWVGNTIAFENQALDIQTLNEMALGGVLDISAISFGVYPFLAQEQALLRTGVSFGEGYGPKLIKKKGKTLKKNFKVALSGKHTTNAMIFKIAYPQARIYYKNFLEIEKAVLEDEVDAGVLIHESILQYDSNLEVECEIWDIWNDLNRQNLPLPLGGMCIRRSLPLSVAIECEEILTQAVRVALKNKSLLSKMLLERNLVRVDSKKLEHYLNLYANEDSVSLSDKQLKAINMLFKLGFDYKLCPQILDVNDCLIPREYKDFRNQ; the protein is encoded by the coding sequence ATGAGGACAATACAAATAGGGCATTCACCAGATGCCGATGATCTTTTTATGTATTATGCCATTGCTTTTGGCTGGGTAGGTAATACTATTGCGTTTGAAAATCAAGCTTTAGATATACAAACTTTAAATGAAATGGCATTGGGGGGTGTATTAGATATTTCGGCTATTTCTTTTGGGGTATATCCTTTTTTGGCTCAAGAACAAGCCTTATTGAGAACGGGTGTTAGCTTTGGTGAGGGGTATGGACCTAAATTGATTAAAAAAAAAGGTAAAACACTTAAAAAGAATTTTAAAGTTGCTTTAAGTGGCAAACACACGACTAATGCGATGATTTTTAAAATCGCCTATCCTCAAGCAAGAATCTATTATAAAAATTTTTTGGAAATTGAAAAAGCGGTTTTAGAAGATGAGGTTGATGCGGGTGTTTTAATTCACGAATCTATTTTACAATATGATTCTAATCTTGAAGTTGAATGTGAAATTTGGGATATTTGGAATGATTTAAATCGCCAAAATCTCCCTTTGCCACTAGGGGGAATGTGTATTCGCCGATCCTTGCCACTTAGTGTTGCCATAGAATGTGAGGAAATACTCACTCAAGCTGTTAGGGTCGCGCTAAAAAACAAATCACTCCTTTCTAAAATGCTTTTAGAGAGAAATTTAGTTCGTGTTGATTCAAAGAAGCTTGAGCATTATCTCAATCTTTATGCCAATGAAGATTCAGTCTCGCTAAGCGATAAGCAACTCAAAGCGATTAATATGCTTTTTAAACTTGGATTTGATTATAAATTATGTCCGCAGATTCTTGATGTTAATGATTGTTTGATACCTAGGGAGTATAAAGACTTTAGAAATCAATAG